The following coding sequences are from one Scomber scombrus chromosome 20, fScoSco1.1, whole genome shotgun sequence window:
- the bambia gene encoding BMP and activin membrane-bound inhibitor (Xenopus laevis) homolog a yields the protein MDRQSSFISIWLQLELCAMAVLLTKGEIRCYCDAPHCVATGYMCKSELNACFTKVLDPLNANSPLTHGCLDPVANAGDICSSGSQRGADALGGVSPNTLECCHDDMCNYRGLHDLAHTRDSTDHSRYPSESNNRNLVTRVQELASAKEVWFRAAVIAVPIAGGLILVLLIMLALRMLRSENKRLQDQRQQMLSRLHYSFHGHHTKKGHVAKLDLECMVPVTGHENCCLTCDKMRQADLGNDKILSLVHWGMYSGHGKLEFV from the exons ATGGATCGCCAGTCCAGTTTCATTTCCATTTGGCTACAACTGGAACTCTGTGCCATGGCTGTTCTTCTTACTAAAG GAGAAATCAGGTGTTACTGTGACGCGCCGCACTGCGTGGCCACCGGCTACATGTGCAAATCGGAGCTGAACGCCTGCTTCACCAAGGTGCTGGACCCTCTCAACGCCAACTCCCCGCTCACCCACGGGTGCCTAGACCCCGTCGCCAACGCCGGCGACATCTGCAGCAGCGGCAGCCAGAGGGGAGCGGACGCCCTCGGCGGGGTCTCGCCCAACACGCTGGAGTGCTGCCACGACGACATGTGCAACTACAGAGGCCTGCACGACCTGGCTCACACCAGGGACTCGACAG atCATAGCCGGTACCCGTCGGAGAGCAACAACAGGAACCTGGTGACCCGGGTTCAGGAGCTGGCCTCGGCCAAGGAAGTGTGGTTCCGGGCGGCGGTGATCGCCGTGCCCATCGCCGGCGGCCTCATCCTGGTGCTGCTCATCATGCTGGCGCTGCGAATGCTGCGCAGCGAGAACAAGCGCCTGCAGGACCAGCGGCAACAGATGCTGTCGCGGCTCCACTACAGCTTCCACGGCCACCACACCAAGAAGGGCCACGTGGCCAAGCTGGACCTGGAGTGCATGGTGCCCGTCACGGGCCACGAGAACTGCTGCCTGACCTGCGACAAGATGAGGCAGGCCGACCTGGGCAACGACAAGATCCTGTCTCTGGTGCACTGGGGGATGTACAGCGGCCACGGCAAGCTGGAGTTTGTATGA